One part of the Mariniflexile litorale genome encodes these proteins:
- a CDS encoding pyridoxal phosphate-dependent aminotransferase, giving the protein MQLLSDRILNMAQSATLAMAAKARELKEEGKDIIGLSLGEPDFNTPDFIKDAAIQAINDNYNSYSPVDGYGDLKQAIITKFKRDNDLTYTPSQIVVSTGAKQSLANIAAVMTNKGDEVIMPCPYWVSYADLVKLNDGVPVEVKTTIATDFKMTPAQLEAAITPKTKMIWFSSPCNPSGSIYSKEELRGLADVLVKYPDVYIVSDEIYEHINYVGGHASMAQFEDMYDRTITVNGVSKAFAMTGWRIGYIGAPEKIARACNKMQGQITSGANCIAQRATITALNESPTRVQYMIDEFKVRRDLILDLLSEVEGFVTNVPEGAFYVFPNISFFFGKTLRGKTINNASDFSLFLLEEALVATVDGESFGNPDCIRISYAASQEQIIEAIKRIKAVVS; this is encoded by the coding sequence ATGCAATTACTATCCGATAGAATTTTAAATATGGCTCAGTCTGCTACGTTGGCTATGGCTGCAAAAGCAAGAGAGTTAAAAGAAGAAGGCAAAGATATTATTGGGTTAAGTTTGGGTGAACCAGATTTTAATACTCCAGATTTTATTAAAGATGCCGCTATTCAAGCAATTAATGACAATTACAATTCGTACTCACCGGTTGATGGGTATGGTGATTTAAAACAAGCCATCATCACGAAATTTAAACGTGATAATGATTTAACTTATACACCAAGCCAAATTGTAGTTTCTACAGGTGCAAAACAATCGTTAGCTAACATTGCTGCGGTTATGACTAATAAAGGTGACGAAGTTATAATGCCTTGTCCTTATTGGGTGAGTTATGCCGACTTAGTAAAATTAAATGATGGTGTACCAGTAGAAGTTAAAACAACTATCGCTACCGATTTTAAAATGACACCTGCACAGTTAGAAGCGGCTATTACACCAAAAACTAAAATGATTTGGTTTAGCTCGCCTTGTAATCCAAGTGGTTCTATTTATAGTAAAGAGGAATTAAGAGGATTGGCCGACGTATTAGTGAAATATCCAGATGTTTATATTGTTTCAGATGAAATATATGAACATATAAATTATGTGGGAGGACATGCTAGTATGGCTCAATTTGAAGATATGTACGACCGTACTATTACTGTAAACGGCGTGTCGAAAGCATTTGCGATGACGGGATGGCGTATTGGTTACATTGGTGCTCCTGAAAAAATTGCGCGTGCATGTAATAAAATGCAAGGTCAAATTACAAGTGGCGCTAACTGTATTGCACAACGAGCTACTATTACAGCCCTTAACGAATCGCCAACTCGTGTTCAATACATGATTGATGAGTTTAAAGTGCGTCGTGATTTAATTTTAGATTTATTAAGCGAAGTTGAAGGTTTTGTAACAAACGTTCCTGAAGGTGCTTTTTACGTATTTCCAAACATTTCTTTTTTCTTTGGAAAAACGCTACGCGGAAAAACTATAAACAATGCTTCAGATTTTTCTTTGTTTTTATTAGAAGAAGCTTTAGTAGCTACTGTGGATGGCGAATCGTTCGGAAATCCTGATTGTATTCGTATTTCATATGCAGCTTCACAAGAACAAATTATTGAAGCTATAAAGCGTATTAAAGCCGTTGTGAGTTAA
- a CDS encoding NRDE family protein yields the protein MCTVTIIPKGVHDFVLTTNRDEAPNRISLPPDFYRNKETRLLFPMDKLSGGTWVGLSEKNRVVCLLNGAFTIHKRKENYEKSRGLVVLDFLISENILSTVKTYHLNNIEPFTMVVVDWNTTLKFFELVWDGTEKHFKELPLEPKIWSSSTLYTAEMKQERLQWFESFKAKNNLNAQTLLQFHKTAGINNKDYGVIMNRGFVKTTSITQIEKFSESLEMYHENLQKKTISSKTFQLTETVND from the coding sequence ATGTGTACAGTAACTATTATTCCAAAAGGAGTCCATGATTTCGTGTTAACCACGAATAGAGACGAGGCACCCAACAGAATCTCCCTTCCTCCAGATTTTTATAGAAATAAGGAAACCAGACTTTTATTCCCAATGGATAAACTCTCAGGCGGTACTTGGGTTGGCTTAAGTGAAAAAAACAGAGTCGTTTGTTTGCTGAATGGTGCATTTACTATTCATAAACGTAAAGAGAATTACGAAAAAAGCAGAGGCCTCGTTGTATTAGATTTTTTGATATCTGAAAACATTTTATCTACCGTAAAAACCTATCATTTAAATAATATCGAACCATTTACAATGGTAGTGGTAGACTGGAATACTACTTTAAAATTTTTTGAATTGGTTTGGGATGGCACAGAAAAGCACTTTAAAGAATTGCCGTTAGAACCTAAAATATGGTCATCTTCAACCCTATATACGGCCGAAATGAAACAAGAACGCCTGCAATGGTTCGAATCTTTCAAAGCTAAAAATAATTTGAATGCACAAACCTTATTGCAATTTCATAAAACAGCAGGTATTAATAATAAAGATTATGGTGTTATTATGAATCGTGGTTTTGTAAAAACGACTAGCATCACACAAATTGAAAAATTTAGTGAGTCGCTTGAAATGTATCATGAGAACTTGCAGAAAAAAACCATTTCAAGTAAAACGTTCCAACTTACTGAAACTGTAAATGACTAA
- a CDS encoding acyl-CoA desaturase, whose product MTKQTLSFSRTDSAKFFRTLNKRVNDYFKDNDIKRTGNWKLWAKTFVMFSLFLAPYFLLLTLNIPGWAQLLLTIVMGIGMAGVGMNVMHDGNHGSFSNKEWINRLMGSSIYILAGNVYNWKVQHNVLHHTYTNIHGHDEDLEAGRILRFTEHSEWKWYHKFQHFYSVLLYGLLTINWAITTDFQQMRRYMKRKLSYGKFPNPVWNWSKLVISKVIYIAVWILLPMLILDIAWWKILIGFFLMHYTAGLILSVVFQLAHVMEDAEMPLPEKDGTMKNTWAVHQLKTTINFSTKNRIVNWFTGGLNHQVEHHIFPHISHVHYTKISKIVKETAKEFNLPYNEYKTTRKAIIAHFKHLKEMGMKPALHV is encoded by the coding sequence ATGACAAAACAAACCCTATCATTTTCAAGAACAGACTCTGCAAAGTTTTTTAGGACGCTTAATAAACGTGTTAATGATTACTTTAAAGACAATGACATTAAGCGTACAGGAAACTGGAAATTATGGGCCAAAACCTTTGTTATGTTTTCTCTTTTCTTAGCACCTTATTTTTTATTATTAACATTAAATATTCCTGGTTGGGCACAATTATTACTTACTATTGTGATGGGAATAGGTATGGCTGGCGTAGGCATGAATGTAATGCACGATGGTAACCATGGATCATTTTCTAATAAAGAATGGATTAATCGTTTAATGGGAAGTAGTATTTATATTCTTGCGGGGAATGTTTACAATTGGAAAGTACAGCACAATGTGTTGCATCATACTTATACAAATATTCATGGCCATGATGAAGATTTAGAAGCGGGACGTATTTTGCGTTTTACAGAACATTCTGAATGGAAATGGTATCATAAATTTCAACATTTTTATTCGGTTTTACTTTACGGATTATTAACTATCAATTGGGCGATAACGACCGATTTTCAGCAGATGCGTCGCTATATGAAACGTAAATTATCATATGGTAAGTTTCCAAATCCTGTTTGGAATTGGAGTAAACTGGTAATTTCTAAAGTTATTTATATTGCTGTTTGGATTCTGCTTCCTATGTTAATTTTAGATATTGCATGGTGGAAAATTTTAATAGGGTTTTTTCTAATGCATTATACTGCAGGTTTGATTTTAAGCGTGGTGTTTCAATTAGCACACGTTATGGAAGATGCTGAAATGCCATTACCTGAAAAAGATGGTACCATGAAAAACACATGGGCAGTGCATCAACTAAAAACAACTATAAACTTTAGTACCAAAAACAGAATAGTAAATTGGTTTACTGGTGGATTAAACCATCAGGTTGAACACCATATTTTCCCACATATTAGTCATGTTCATTATACTAAAATATCAAAAATAGTTAAAGAAACAGCTAAAGAGTTTAACTTACCGTACAACGAATATAAAACTACTCGTAAAGCTATTATTGCGCATTTCAAGCATTTAAAAGAAATGGGAATGAAACCAGCTTTACACGTCTAA
- the rsmG gene encoding 16S rRNA (guanine(527)-N(7))-methyltransferase RsmG produces MDLILKYFTNLTDDQTSKFKKLEALYQDWNLKINVVSRKDIDELYLRHVLHSLAIAKIIQFKDGSKILDVGTGGGFPGIPLAILFPNCSFHLVDSIAKKLKVVNEVVEGLGLTNVKTTHSRVEDINDTYDFIVSRAVAIMPTFTHWVKGKIAKEQKHELKNGILYLKGGDLTEELQDYKTATIYNLSDFYTEDFYETKKVVHLPLKYKG; encoded by the coding sequence ATGGATCTGATATTAAAATACTTTACTAATCTTACCGACGATCAAACAAGTAAATTCAAAAAATTAGAAGCACTTTATCAAGATTGGAATTTAAAAATTAATGTGGTTTCTCGTAAGGATATAGATGAACTTTATTTACGCCATGTTCTACATTCCTTGGCTATTGCTAAGATCATACAATTTAAAGATGGTAGTAAAATTTTAGATGTTGGTACAGGTGGCGGATTTCCAGGGATTCCATTAGCAATTTTGTTTCCGAACTGTTCGTTTCATTTAGTTGATAGTATTGCTAAAAAGTTAAAAGTGGTTAATGAAGTGGTTGAAGGTTTAGGTTTAACTAATGTAAAAACAACCCATAGTCGTGTTGAAGACATAAACGATACTTATGATTTTATTGTAAGTCGTGCCGTTGCTATTATGCCAACTTTCACACATTGGGTTAAAGGAAAGATCGCTAAAGAACAAAAACATGAACTCAAAAACGGTATTCTATATTTAAAAGGCGGCGATTTAACTGAAGAACTTCAAGATTATAAAACGGCTACCATTTATAATTTAAGTGATTTTTACACTGAAGATTTTTACGAAACTAAAAAAGTAGTTCACTTACCTCTAAAGTATAAAGGATAA
- a CDS encoding DUF6695 family protein: MTNTGIILTLAYPETIVMVSKEWFSPFLRFLGVGKKNYLRAGHAALVLINKKTGILEYHDFGRYITPQPTGRVRGSDTDNELHIPLTAEIENDKIINLNVILEFLATHPKLTHGEGKMLASICNTIDYKKARTHITNIQEKHFIRYAAFIKEASNCARFVTDALIASTTDKTIQKSLKNSKWFTPSTVGNVLLANTEMHVFEVNETGVISKFKGSQKSENIRCFLDQLKKHTPNFEGTLNPKPVNGLHEKAQWLSGIAAGAWFELHKTKNYKEYLFRRISPIGHIDVNAIFIVENETFNYHEAFEFVHYSNCNFFHVKQNEVIFRFNRKEPFL; the protein is encoded by the coding sequence ATGACTAATACAGGCATTATTTTAACCTTAGCCTATCCAGAAACTATTGTGATGGTATCTAAAGAATGGTTTTCGCCGTTTTTAAGGTTTTTAGGCGTGGGGAAAAAGAACTATTTACGTGCAGGTCATGCTGCTTTGGTACTTATAAATAAAAAAACTGGCATTTTAGAATATCACGATTTTGGTCGCTACATTACACCCCAACCTACAGGGCGCGTACGAGGTAGCGATACCGATAACGAATTGCATATTCCACTTACTGCAGAAATAGAAAATGATAAAATCATCAATTTAAACGTTATTTTAGAGTTTTTAGCAACCCATCCAAAATTAACCCACGGCGAGGGTAAAATGCTAGCATCAATTTGTAATACCATTGATTATAAAAAAGCACGAACTCATATAACAAACATACAAGAAAAGCATTTTATTCGTTATGCCGCTTTTATAAAAGAGGCCTCGAATTGTGCACGTTTTGTAACCGATGCCTTGATTGCTTCAACAACAGATAAAACCATTCAAAAGAGCCTTAAAAACTCCAAGTGGTTTACCCCTAGCACCGTTGGTAATGTGTTATTAGCAAATACCGAAATGCATGTTTTTGAAGTTAACGAAACAGGCGTTATTTCTAAATTTAAAGGTTCTCAAAAAAGTGAAAACATCCGTTGTTTTTTAGATCAGCTTAAAAAACATACACCAAATTTTGAAGGCACCTTAAACCCCAAACCAGTTAATGGTTTACATGAAAAAGCGCAATGGCTATCAGGTATTGCGGCAGGTGCGTGGTTTGAATTACATAAAACTAAAAACTACAAAGAATATCTTTTTAGAAGAATATCCCCTATTGGTCATATTGATGTGAACGCCATTTTTATAGTTGAAAACGAAACCTTTAATTACCACGAAGCTTTTGAATTTGTACACTACTCAAATTGCAATTTTTTTCATGTAAAACAGAATGAGGTTATTTTTAGGTTTAACAGGAAGGAACCTTTTCTTTGA
- a CDS encoding tetratricopeptide repeat protein, with protein MKKQIFIIVLSLLNFTVFAQANKLFRQANKATDLNEKIELYTQVIELEPKNLDAYFYRGLAKNDLGDYSGAIVDYSKIIVLQPDADTYYNRGNSRYNLKNYIGAQEDYQNAYKLDPNFIDALYSLGCVKYDLGDYEGAIKDFTSVINAVPSDPKTYALRAAAYSALEKYPLALNDYSLAILADPNSDSYYNRGVFYLSINYYEKANLDFSIALKLNENNSYAYFYRATSFLLLGKYNEAILDFNNALRFDSLDFDALIGLALTYHKMNDLSNCKLYFQKAKVIVTPEENTTSIDQFKNTYWFQNQYFLFNDNFNELSKL; from the coding sequence ATGAAAAAACAGATATTTATAATTGTATTATCACTTTTAAACTTTACAGTTTTTGCGCAAGCCAATAAACTTTTTAGACAAGCTAATAAAGCTACTGATTTAAATGAAAAAATAGAACTTTATACACAAGTTATAGAGCTAGAGCCTAAAAACCTTGATGCCTATTTTTATAGAGGTCTTGCAAAAAATGATTTAGGTGATTATTCTGGTGCTATTGTAGATTATTCTAAAATAATTGTATTGCAACCAGACGCTGATACTTATTATAATAGAGGGAATTCGCGGTATAATTTAAAAAATTATATTGGTGCCCAAGAAGATTATCAAAACGCTTATAAACTGGACCCTAATTTTATAGATGCTCTTTATAGTTTGGGATGTGTGAAATACGATTTAGGTGATTACGAAGGAGCTATAAAAGATTTTACCTCGGTAATAAACGCTGTGCCTTCAGACCCTAAAACATATGCGCTTCGAGCAGCTGCTTATAGTGCTTTAGAAAAATATCCTTTGGCTTTGAATGATTACTCGCTTGCTATTTTAGCCGACCCTAATTCAGATTCTTACTATAATAGAGGTGTTTTTTATTTGAGTATTAATTATTACGAAAAGGCAAACTTAGATTTTTCAATAGCTTTAAAACTGAATGAAAACAATAGCTATGCCTATTTCTATAGAGCTACCTCTTTTTTATTATTAGGAAAATATAATGAAGCTATCTTAGATTTTAATAATGCTTTGCGCTTTGATTCTCTAGATTTTGATGCACTTATTGGATTAGCATTAACCTATCATAAAATGAATGATTTGAGTAATTGTAAATTATATTTTCAGAAAGCAAAAGTTATTGTAACACCAGAAGAAAATACCACATCCATCGACCAATTTAAAAACACCTATTGGTTTCAAAATCAATATTTTTTATTCAATGATAATTTCAATGAATTGTCTAAATTATAA
- a CDS encoding type IX secretion system membrane protein PorP/SprF gives MRKSILYLLFVIMANSYGQELNLPVFTQYLADNNFVVSPTYAGIGDNLKIRVNGLTQWVGIKDAPDNQSFYADFRIADRSGIGLSLYNDKNGNTIQTGLKVSFAHHLTLDYYSKQYLSLGISYNRNNFRIDVNKFQGYNENTGVPIPSDITDDRRTSNNNFDVGALYRNKGFFVSFNANNILEKSLDEDIRVSEPNLLLNYQIYSGYTFKGPKKSGLEFEPSLYYQMFSSDKRSSTDVNFKFRKFNKYEDYYWAGISYRFLNDQFFKPLNVGPMAGFKKDVFYFGYAYQVTMNDLSGFNSGTHVITIGLDFLQGISNCPCTQSPVHY, from the coding sequence ATGCGTAAATCAATCTTATATCTTCTTTTTGTAATCATGGCAAATAGTTATGGTCAAGAACTTAATTTACCCGTTTTTACACAATATTTGGCTGATAACAATTTTGTGGTATCACCCACCTATGCGGGTATTGGCGATAATTTAAAGATTAGAGTAAACGGACTAACACAATGGGTTGGTATAAAAGACGCCCCCGATAATCAATCGTTTTATGCCGATTTTAGAATTGCCGATCGCTCGGGTATAGGATTGTCATTATATAATGATAAAAATGGAAATACCATTCAAACAGGTCTTAAGGTTTCATTTGCTCACCATCTAACGTTAGATTATTATTCAAAGCAGTATTTGTCGTTGGGAATTTCATATAACAGAAATAATTTTAGAATTGATGTTAATAAGTTCCAAGGTTACAATGAAAATACAGGAGTGCCCATCCCTTCGGATATAACAGATGATAGGCGTACTTCAAACAACAATTTTGATGTAGGTGCTTTGTATAGAAATAAAGGCTTCTTTGTAAGTTTTAATGCGAATAACATTCTTGAAAAAAGTCTGGATGAAGATATTAGAGTTTCTGAACCTAATTTACTTTTAAACTATCAAATATATTCAGGGTATACATTTAAGGGTCCAAAAAAGAGCGGATTAGAATTTGAACCGTCACTTTATTATCAAATGTTTAGTAGTGATAAACGTTCTAGTACCGATGTGAATTTTAAGTTTAGAAAGTTTAATAAGTATGAAGATTATTACTGGGCAGGTATCTCGTATCGTTTTTTAAACGATCAGTTTTTTAAACCTTTAAACGTAGGTCCTATGGCTGGTTTTAAGAAGGATGTTTTTTATTTTGGTTATGCTTATCAAGTTACAATGAATGATTTGTCTGGGTTTAATTCTGGTACGCATGTCATTACTATTGGATTAGATTTTCTACAAGGGATTAGTAATTGTCCATGTACTCAGAGTCCTGTGCATTATTAG
- the pruA gene encoding L-glutamate gamma-semialdehyde dehydrogenase — protein MGKGFFNVPIAVNEPVKSYAPGTPERDAVLKAYKEMYTSTIDVPLYINGQDVITGKTTTMSPPHDHKHVLGTYHLAEKTHVEDAISTALEARKAWSLMPWEQRAAIFLKAAELVAGPYRYKINAATMLAQSKNIFQAEIDAACELVDFLRFNVQYMTEIYSEQPKSTSDAWNRVEYRPLEGFTYAVTPFNFTAIAGNLPACMALMGNVVVWKPSDSQVYSAKVIMDIFEEAGVPPGVINVVFGDPVMISNTVLSSPDFSGLHFTGSTFIFKELWKQIGNNIHNYKTYPRIVGETGGKDFIMAHKSADAKQVATAIVRGAFEFQGQKCSAASRAYVPESLWNDVKKFIIEDVKSFKMGSPEDMSNFITAVIHEGSFDKLAKYIDAAKVDSDVEIIAGGNYDKSKGYFIEPTVIVTSNPNYTTMHTELFGPVITIYVYEDDTYAETLKLVDSTSEYALTGAILSKDRYAITQATTALQNCAGNFYINDKCTGAVVGQQPFGGARASGTNDKAGSPQNLLRWVSTRLIKETFVTPTDYRYPFLGE, from the coding sequence ATGGGAAAAGGTTTTTTTAATGTACCAATTGCAGTTAACGAACCTGTTAAAAGCTATGCGCCAGGAACACCTGAACGCGATGCTGTTTTAAAGGCATACAAAGAGATGTATACTAGTACTATAGACGTGCCTTTATATATAAACGGTCAAGATGTAATTACGGGGAAGACCACAACCATGTCGCCTCCACACGACCATAAACACGTGCTAGGAACTTATCATTTAGCAGAAAAAACCCATGTAGAAGACGCTATTTCAACTGCTTTAGAAGCTAGAAAGGCTTGGTCGTTAATGCCGTGGGAACAGCGCGCCGCTATTTTTTTAAAAGCTGCCGAATTAGTTGCAGGTCCTTACCGTTATAAAATTAATGCCGCTACCATGTTAGCGCAATCAAAAAATATATTTCAAGCAGAAATTGATGCAGCTTGTGAATTAGTAGACTTTTTACGTTTTAATGTACAGTACATGACTGAAATCTACAGTGAGCAACCAAAAAGCACGAGTGACGCTTGGAATAGAGTTGAATACAGACCCTTAGAAGGGTTTACTTATGCAGTAACGCCTTTTAATTTTACTGCCATTGCTGGAAATTTACCTGCATGTATGGCACTAATGGGGAATGTGGTTGTTTGGAAACCAAGTGACAGCCAAGTGTATTCTGCGAAAGTAATTATGGATATTTTTGAAGAGGCGGGTGTGCCTCCAGGAGTTATTAATGTTGTTTTTGGAGATCCTGTTATGATTTCTAATACCGTACTATCTAGTCCTGATTTTTCTGGATTACACTTTACAGGTTCTACCTTTATTTTTAAAGAACTTTGGAAGCAAATAGGAAACAACATACACAACTATAAAACCTATCCAAGAATTGTTGGAGAAACTGGTGGGAAGGATTTTATAATGGCTCATAAAAGTGCCGATGCTAAACAAGTAGCTACCGCGATAGTAAGAGGTGCTTTTGAGTTTCAAGGACAAAAATGTAGTGCAGCTTCTAGAGCTTATGTACCAGAAAGTTTGTGGAACGACGTTAAAAAGTTTATTATAGAAGATGTAAAATCTTTTAAAATGGGTTCGCCAGAAGATATGAGTAATTTCATTACTGCTGTAATTCATGAAGGCTCTTTCGATAAATTAGCTAAGTATATTGATGCAGCAAAAGTGGATAGCGATGTAGAAATTATTGCTGGCGGTAACTATGATAAAAGTAAAGGGTATTTTATAGAGCCTACAGTTATTGTTACATCAAACCCAAATTACACAACCATGCATACGGAGTTATTTGGTCCTGTAATTACTATTTATGTTTATGAAGATGATACCTATGCTGAAACTTTAAAATTAGTAGATAGTACGAGTGAGTATGCGTTAACGGGTGCTATCCTCTCAAAAGACAGATATGCCATTACCCAAGCAACCACAGCATTGCAAAATTGTGCGGGGAACTTTTATATTAATGATAAATGTACAGGAGCAGTTGTTGGTCAACAACCGTTTGGTGGTGCTCGAGCCTCTGGAACTAACGATAAAGCAGGAAGTCCTCAAAACTTGCTGCGTTGGGTGTCTACAAGATTAATAAAAGAAACTTTTGTAACACCAACAGATTATCGTTACCCATTTTTAGGAGAATAA